The Verrucomicrobiota bacterium genome segment CTGAGCAGCGCTGCGGCGACGATGGTGGGCCAGAACCTGGGCGCAGGAAAACCCGAACGCGCCGAAGAGTCCGTGTGGCACGCGGGCTTCTGCAACATGGTGTTTCTGGGCGTGGTCGGGACGTTATTTGTGATCTTTGCCGAACCGCTGATCGACGCGTTCACGCAAGACGGCCAGATCGTGCCGCACGGGGTCAAATGCTTGCGGACGGTGAGCCTGGGATTTCTCTTCTACGCTTACGGCATGGTGCTCGGGCAGGCGTTCAACGGCGCCGGCGATATCTGGACACCGACGTGGATCAATCTCTTTTGCTTCTGGCTCTTTCAGCTTCCTTTGGCCTCGGCGTTGGCGCATTGGTTTCGGTGGGGACCGGGCGGAGTGTTCACCGCGATCACCATCGCGTGGTCCACCTACGCCGTTGTGTGCGCGGCATTATTCAAGCGCGGCCGCTGGAAGCTAAAGAAAGTTTGAGCATCCTGGCAGCAGCGCCAGACTCGTCGCGTCGAACATCCCGTGCGCAATCACCGCCGGCCAGATCGAGCGATGCAGCACCATGATGACGCCGAGCCCAAAGCCCAGCAGCGTCGTCAAACCAACCGCCACCGGTCCTTGCATCGAATGACGCGATCCTGGGCGGGACTTCGCTGAGCCTCGGAGGCACGCTATCGGATCCTGACGCATAAGTGTTCATGGGAAGCTCACTTGGTTTCAGAACCGCGCACACGACCCATGAACCGAAAACTGCGCGGACCGCAGCCTTTAGGCTGCTTGGGGCCCCGCTCTGGAGTCCAGCGTTGAAGCGGCCTAAAGGCGCCTAAAGGCCGCGGTCCGGAAGAAGGGTTCATGGGAACGCTCCGATCCCGATGGGCATCGCGACGGAAAACGGCAGAGCGCTCGCTATTTCAAGTCGAAGTGCTTCACTGGAACAAGCCGATGTCCCAGCATATCCACGGCAGCCGGGATAGCTTCGAGGACGAGATAGCCGATCAACGGCCGTCGCCGTTGAAGTCGCCCAAGCCGACGGAGGAAAGCAACCCTCCCGCGCCGAGATTGAAGGCAGTCTGGAACGTGCCATCGCCCTGGCCCAACAGCAGGGACACGCCGCTGTTAGTGATAACGGCGAGGTCGGGCT includes the following:
- a CDS encoding CPBP family intramembrane metalloprotease produces the protein MRQDPIACLRGSAKSRPGSRHSMQGPVAVGLTTLLGFGLGVIMVLHRSIWPAVIAHGMFDATSLALLPGCSNFL
- a CDS encoding VCBS repeat-containing protein; protein product: PDLAVITNSGVSLLLGQGDGTFQTAFNLGAGGLLSSVGLGDFNGDGR